In one window of Sandaracinaceae bacterium DNA:
- the dnaK gene encoding molecular chaperone DnaK has protein sequence MGKIIGIDLGTTNSVVAVMEGGEPKVIVNEEGDRITPSVVAWDDQGEILVGQIAKRQSVTNPEGTVYSAKRFIGRRFEELGDQDTNRIPYKVVRRKDGGVGIDIRDKQLAPPEVSAHVLRKLKRAAENYLGETVTEAVITVPAYFNDSQRQATKDAGRIAGLEVKRIVNEPTAAALAYGLDKQQDHVIAVYDFGGGTFDISILEVGENVVDVISTNGDTHLGGDDVDDKIIDYLIAEFKKDTGIDASSDKMVLQRLKDAAEKAKIELSSKLETTVNLPFLTADATGPKHLNIRITRAKLESMIEDLIQRTLTPVKKALADANKTAADIQEVVLVGGSTRIPLVLETVKKFFGKEPHKGVNPDEVVALGAAVQAGVLSGDVKEMVLLDVTPLSLGVETLGGVMTVMIPRNTTIPTRKEETYSTADDNQTQVEIHVLQGERAEAKQNRTLGRFKLSDIMPAPRGMPKIKVTFDIDANGILSVSAKDEATGKDTAITITSNSGLSDTDIERMVQEAAANEEEDKKRRAAVENRNKADQLCYGVEKALGELKDKAPADKIADIEGKVASLRSAIEASDDAGIVSGMAALEAAMGEIAQSAYGASGAAPGAQGAAAGASAGGDDDVIDAEFEETE, from the coding sequence ATGGGCAAGATCATCGGTATCGACCTCGGCACGACCAACTCGGTCGTCGCGGTGATGGAGGGCGGCGAGCCCAAGGTCATCGTCAATGAAGAGGGAGATCGCATCACGCCCTCTGTGGTTGCTTGGGACGACCAGGGCGAGATCCTCGTCGGTCAGATCGCGAAGCGTCAGTCCGTGACCAACCCCGAGGGTACGGTCTACTCGGCCAAGCGCTTCATCGGGCGCCGCTTCGAGGAGCTGGGCGATCAGGACACGAACCGCATCCCCTACAAGGTGGTGCGGCGCAAGGACGGCGGCGTCGGCATCGACATCCGCGACAAGCAGCTGGCGCCCCCCGAGGTCTCGGCCCACGTGCTGCGCAAGCTCAAGCGCGCCGCCGAGAACTACCTCGGCGAGACGGTCACCGAGGCGGTCATCACCGTCCCCGCGTACTTCAACGACTCCCAGCGCCAGGCCACCAAGGACGCCGGCCGCATCGCCGGGCTCGAGGTCAAGCGTATCGTGAACGAGCCCACCGCGGCGGCGCTCGCGTACGGCCTCGACAAGCAGCAGGACCACGTCATCGCGGTCTACGACTTCGGCGGCGGTACGTTCGACATCTCCATCCTCGAGGTGGGCGAGAACGTGGTGGACGTCATCAGCACCAACGGTGACACCCACCTGGGCGGCGACGACGTCGACGACAAGATCATCGACTACCTCATCGCGGAGTTCAAGAAGGACACCGGCATCGACGCCAGCTCCGACAAGATGGTGCTCCAGCGCCTCAAGGACGCCGCCGAGAAGGCCAAGATCGAGCTCTCCAGCAAGCTGGAGACCACGGTCAACCTGCCCTTCCTCACGGCCGACGCGACGGGCCCGAAGCACCTCAACATCCGCATCACCCGGGCCAAGCTCGAGTCGATGATCGAGGACCTCATCCAGCGCACCCTGACCCCGGTCAAGAAGGCGCTGGCCGACGCGAACAAGACCGCGGCGGACATCCAGGAGGTCGTCCTCGTCGGTGGCTCCACGCGCATCCCGCTCGTGCTCGAGACGGTCAAGAAGTTCTTCGGCAAGGAGCCCCACAAGGGCGTCAACCCGGACGAGGTCGTGGCCCTCGGCGCGGCGGTCCAGGCCGGCGTGCTCTCCGGCGACGTGAAGGAGATGGTGCTGCTCGACGTAACCCCGCTCAGCCTCGGCGTCGAGACGCTCGGCGGCGTGATGACGGTCATGATCCCGCGCAACACCACCATCCCCACCCGCAAGGAGGAGACCTACTCCACGGCGGACGACAACCAGACCCAGGTGGAGATCCACGTGCTCCAGGGTGAGCGCGCGGAGGCCAAGCAGAACCGCACGCTGGGCCGCTTCAAGCTGTCGGACATCATGCCGGCGCCGCGGGGCATGCCCAAGATCAAGGTCACGTTCGACATCGACGCGAACGGCATCCTGAGCGTCTCGGCCAAGGACGAGGCCACGGGTAAGGACACGGCCATCACCATCACGTCCAACTCGGGGCTCAGCGACACGGACATCGAGCGCATGGTCCAAGAGGCTGCGGCCAACGAGGAAGAGGACAAGAAGCGCCGCGCGGCGGTGGAGAACCGCAACAAGGCGGACCAGCTCTGCTACGGCGTCGAGAAGGCCCTGGGCGAGCTCAAGGACAAGGCGCCCGCGGACAAGATCGCGGACATCGAGGGCAAGGTGGCCAGCCTGCGCAGCGCCATCGAGGCCTCGGACGACGCGGGCATCGTGAGCGGCATGGCCGCGCTCGAGGCGGCCATGGGCGAGATCGCCCAGAGCGCCTACGGCGCGAGCGGCGCGGCTCCCGGTGCGCAGGGCGCGGCGGCCGGTGCGAGCGCGGGTGGTGACGACGACGTCATCGACGCCGAGTTCGAAGAGACCGAGTAG
- a CDS encoding PhoH family protein, with the protein MKKTYVLDTNVVLHDPLAIYKFEENDVVIPIFVIEEVDQFKKELSELGRNARTIVRILDELRERKGASLQTGVVLDETGGMLRVAVPKVEPRRGGHGAMDNAILQAALDLRDASPEQPVVFITMDSNLRIRADVLGLRAENYEGGRIDIDELYSGIVTVDTSADLVNALAGRETLDLTRLNGDLDVAQLHPNAGVVLRERDQPRHTALGIYDAKLGALTPLRVGKQGCWGVRPRNLEQYFALDLLLRPEVHLVTLVGKAGTGKTLLAIAAGLEAVIDQGTFSRMLVSRPIFPLGRDLGFLPGTVEEKLNPWMQPIYDNLEFIFSSGRNRMSEARDYHELVAAGTIQVEALTYIRGRSLPSQYLIVDEAQNLTPHQVKTVITRAGANTKVILTGDPYQIDNPYVDAASNGLTIVAQRFQGERIGAHITLTKGERSELAERATQLL; encoded by the coding sequence GTGAAAAAAACCTACGTCCTCGACACCAACGTCGTCCTCCATGACCCGCTGGCCATCTACAAGTTCGAGGAGAACGACGTCGTCATCCCCATCTTCGTCATCGAGGAGGTCGACCAGTTCAAGAAGGAGCTCAGCGAGCTGGGCCGCAACGCGCGCACCATCGTGCGCATCCTGGACGAGCTCCGGGAGCGCAAGGGCGCGTCGCTGCAGACCGGGGTGGTGCTGGACGAGACGGGCGGCATGCTGCGCGTGGCCGTCCCCAAGGTGGAGCCCCGTCGCGGCGGCCACGGCGCGATGGACAACGCCATCCTACAGGCGGCGCTGGACCTGCGAGACGCATCCCCCGAACAGCCCGTCGTGTTCATCACGATGGACTCCAACCTGCGCATCCGAGCGGACGTGCTCGGGCTGCGCGCGGAGAACTACGAGGGTGGGCGCATCGACATCGACGAGCTGTACAGCGGCATCGTCACCGTGGACACATCCGCGGACCTGGTGAACGCCCTCGCGGGGCGCGAGACGCTCGACCTCACGCGGCTGAACGGCGACCTGGACGTCGCACAGCTGCACCCGAACGCCGGCGTGGTGCTACGCGAGCGCGACCAGCCGCGGCACACCGCCCTGGGCATCTACGACGCCAAGCTCGGGGCGCTCACGCCGCTGCGGGTGGGCAAACAAGGCTGTTGGGGGGTGCGCCCGCGCAACCTCGAACAATACTTCGCGCTGGACCTGCTGCTGCGCCCCGAGGTGCACCTGGTCACGCTGGTGGGCAAGGCCGGCACGGGCAAGACGCTGCTCGCCATCGCCGCGGGCCTGGAGGCCGTGATCGACCAGGGCACGTTCAGCCGCATGCTCGTCAGCCGGCCCATCTTCCCGCTGGGCCGCGACCTAGGGTTCCTGCCCGGCACGGTGGAAGAGAAGCTCAACCCGTGGATGCAGCCCATCTACGACAACCTCGAGTTCATCTTCTCGTCCGGGCGCAACCGCATGAGCGAGGCGCGCGACTACCACGAGCTGGTGGCGGCCGGGACCATCCAGGTCGAGGCGCTGACCTACATCCGCGGGCGCTCGCTGCCTAGCCAGTACCTCATCGTGGACGAAGCGCAGAACCTCACGCCGCACCAGGTGAAGACCGTCATCACGCGCGCGGGGGCCAACACGAAGGTCATCCTCACGGGCGACCCGTATCAGATCGACAACCCCTACGTCGACGCGGCGAGCAACGGCCTGACGATCGTGGCGCAGCGCTTCCAGGGAGAGCGCATCGGGGCGCACATCACCCTCACCAAGGGGGAGCGCAGTGAGCTCGCCGAGCGCGCCACCCAGCTCCTCTAG
- a CDS encoding RsmD family RNA methyltransferase — MRIVGGTLGGRRFDGPPSDLTRPTAERVREALASALDARDALRGARVLDLYTGTGALAFEALSRGAEHAVLIDHNPRVVKAALHSAKSLDLAQRVRVLRADLGAPPATRERSLYAALRPYAPFSLVFADPPYDDVAVVPPLLDDMVEQALIDPSAVVVLEHRHALPPPACARLAPLAVYRYGDTGVRLLTVT; from the coding sequence GTGCGCATCGTCGGCGGCACCCTGGGGGGGCGACGCTTCGATGGGCCCCCGTCGGATCTCACGCGTCCCACGGCCGAGCGGGTACGCGAGGCGCTGGCCTCGGCGCTCGATGCGCGAGATGCGCTGCGCGGGGCACGCGTGCTCGACCTCTACACGGGCACGGGCGCCCTGGCGTTCGAGGCGCTGTCACGAGGTGCCGAGCACGCCGTGCTGATCGACCACAACCCGCGCGTGGTGAAGGCGGCGCTGCACAGCGCGAAGTCGCTCGATCTCGCGCAGCGCGTCCGTGTGCTGCGCGCCGACCTCGGAGCTCCACCGGCGACCCGGGAGCGGAGCCTCTATGCCGCGCTGCGCCCGTACGCCCCGTTCAGCCTGGTGTTCGCGGACCCTCCCTACGACGACGTCGCCGTGGTCCCACCGCTGCTGGACGACATGGTGGAGCAGGCGCTCATCGACCCGTCGGCGGTGGTCGTGCTGGAGCACCGGCACGCGCTCCCCCCACCCGCCTGTGCGCGGCTCGCGCCCCTCGCCGTCTACCGCTATGGTGACACCGGTGTGCGCCTCCTGACGGTGACCTAA
- a CDS encoding TerB family tellurite resistance protein yields the protein MTLDDLEPHERLAFAGLVRTMVRADGVLTAAESAALSTLAREVGSLRFWRCMTEAQQALPDMEDLSDAARNVSRPPVQQWIYEVLVGMAAADGNMGEAEGRLLDWLRALWGL from the coding sequence GTGACCCTGGACGACCTCGAGCCTCACGAGCGCCTCGCCTTCGCCGGCCTGGTGCGGACGATGGTGCGCGCCGATGGCGTGCTGACCGCAGCAGAGAGCGCGGCGCTCAGCACGCTCGCCCGTGAGGTGGGCAGCCTGCGCTTCTGGCGCTGCATGACGGAGGCCCAGCAGGCCCTGCCGGACATGGAGGATCTGAGCGACGCGGCGCGCAACGTGTCGCGGCCGCCCGTGCAGCAGTGGATCTACGAGGTCCTGGTGGGCATGGCGGCCGCCGACGGCAACATGGGCGAGGCCGAAGGCCGCCTCCTGGACTGGCTGCGGGCGCTCTGGGGGCTCTGA
- a CDS encoding sulfatase-like hydrolase/transferase: MTDLPPLDPPKPGSSALSARLRGPAPVLAAIAAVLSAWVLAVLDGRALDPTGERSPWPMLGALIGLWTLWSLVSAPLAWAGVELARRIIAPAGPSTNPLEPALDRLDRLALRLAEAAWLGLVLHRVGLLLTWRSTETLVIGLALVGAGVLPLLGATRRWATRRIARAAPGRPRRALCVVVALLSVGVVLLSLATAHSDYVTELTRDFPWGVSLLAVPPLVAFVVGVLVTRALRPTPLGLRARQPALLAWSHVVRAPLLLGLLALVGVSAGLLGARAADPEQARALRDTPGLWSSPLVSAAFAVGVPTPPLGAAQGLRGCMVGQGLGAPGSVGRVGADAPDILFITIDGVRLDHTSLLPGSTHPNTPRLLERSRQGASFTRAYTPAPSTRAAFRSIFSGLLPGQVDAPPASRFPWALTLTPAQPTLAAYLREAGYETIALISKPKAFPEESSALTGFAEIDEVPAEYHLRHRHSAQLKISRIIGRLAEPPPHTNAPRFVWTHLIEPHYPYTRGPTEGSLPSPRDNEARHDLAVQYVDEQLERLLRFALAPERRARTIVIVTSDHGEAFDEHRNARHGATVYEEELRVPLVVVGGGVRAGTYDTPVSLVELLPTVLGLAGLEVPVGVCGDGLTRTLRAGTPIAHQPLFAAALPDGTTRYHQLAFLVGDEKLVVDGETGIGARFDLIRDPRERQPDTSSAAAQALRRRFESFLAERGLPAPSTR, encoded by the coding sequence TTGACCGACCTCCCTCCACTCGATCCTCCCAAGCCCGGTTCGTCGGCGCTTTCCGCGCGGCTGCGCGGGCCCGCCCCCGTGCTGGCGGCCATTGCCGCCGTGCTCAGCGCATGGGTGCTTGCGGTGCTCGACGGCCGGGCCCTGGACCCGACCGGGGAGCGCTCGCCGTGGCCCATGCTGGGGGCGCTCATCGGGCTGTGGACGCTGTGGTCCCTGGTGAGTGCGCCGTTGGCTTGGGCGGGCGTCGAGCTCGCGCGGCGGATCATCGCTCCCGCCGGTCCATCGACGAACCCGCTCGAGCCCGCGCTCGACCGGCTCGACCGGCTCGCGTTGCGGCTCGCTGAGGCCGCGTGGCTGGGCCTCGTCTTGCACCGGGTGGGGCTGCTGCTCACGTGGCGCTCGACGGAGACCCTCGTGATAGGGCTGGCGCTGGTGGGGGCGGGCGTCCTCCCGCTGCTTGGAGCCACGCGGCGGTGGGCCACGCGGCGGATCGCACGAGCCGCGCCTGGGCGCCCACGCCGCGCCCTCTGTGTGGTCGTCGCGCTCCTCTCGGTGGGGGTTGTGCTGCTGTCTCTCGCCACGGCGCACAGCGACTACGTCACCGAGCTGACGCGCGACTTCCCTTGGGGCGTCAGTCTGCTGGCGGTGCCACCCCTGGTTGCGTTCGTGGTCGGGGTGCTCGTCACGCGCGCTCTGCGGCCTACGCCGCTCGGCCTGCGCGCTCGGCAACCTGCGCTGCTCGCTTGGTCGCACGTCGTCCGGGCACCACTGCTGCTCGGCCTCCTCGCCCTCGTGGGTGTCTCGGCGGGTCTCCTCGGGGCGCGCGCTGCCGACCCAGAACAAGCGCGCGCGCTGCGCGACACGCCGGGGCTCTGGTCGAGTCCGCTCGTGTCGGCCGCGTTCGCGGTGGGGGTCCCGACGCCGCCCCTCGGTGCGGCGCAGGGGCTGCGGGGTTGCATGGTGGGGCAGGGGCTCGGGGCGCCAGGTAGCGTCGGTCGCGTCGGTGCCGACGCTCCCGACATCCTGTTCATCACCATCGACGGGGTGCGGTTGGATCACACCAGCCTGCTACCGGGGTCGACCCACCCAAACACGCCACGGCTGCTCGAGCGCTCTCGCCAGGGGGCGTCGTTCACGCGCGCCTACACCCCGGCGCCCTCTACGCGCGCGGCCTTCCGCTCGATCTTCTCTGGCCTGCTGCCGGGTCAGGTGGACGCGCCGCCCGCGTCTCGCTTCCCTTGGGCCCTCACCCTGACCCCGGCCCAGCCCACGCTCGCCGCCTATCTGCGGGAGGCGGGCTACGAGACCATCGCGCTGATCTCCAAGCCCAAGGCTTTCCCCGAGGAGAGCAGCGCGCTGACTGGTTTCGCCGAGATCGACGAGGTGCCCGCCGAGTATCACTTGCGGCACAGGCACTCTGCGCAGCTGAAGATCAGCCGCATCATCGGTCGCCTCGCAGAGCCCCCTCCGCACACGAACGCTCCGCGCTTCGTGTGGACGCACCTCATCGAGCCCCACTATCCGTACACCCGGGGCCCTACGGAGGGCTCACTCCCTTCGCCACGCGACAACGAGGCGCGCCACGACCTCGCCGTGCAGTACGTGGACGAGCAGCTCGAGCGCCTCCTCCGCTTTGCGCTCGCTCCCGAGCGGCGGGCGCGGACGATCGTCATCGTCACGTCCGATCATGGCGAAGCCTTCGACGAGCACCGGAACGCGCGCCACGGTGCCACGGTCTACGAAGAGGAGCTCCGCGTGCCCCTGGTGGTGGTGGGCGGTGGGGTCAGGGCCGGTACGTACGACACCCCCGTCTCGTTGGTGGAGCTGCTGCCCACCGTGCTGGGCCTCGCGGGCCTCGAGGTGCCCGTGGGGGTCTGCGGGGACGGCCTCACGCGCACCCTGCGCGCAGGCACGCCCATCGCGCACCAGCCGCTCTTTGCCGCTGCGCTGCCCGACGGAACGACGCGGTACCATCAGCTCGCTTTCCTGGTCGGGGACGAGAAGCTCGTGGTCGATGGCGAGACAGGGATCGGTGCCCGGTTCGATCTCATCCGGGACCCCCGCGAGCGTCAGCCCGACACCTCCTCGGCCGCCGCGCAGGCGCTGCGACGACGCTTCGAGAGCTTTCTCGCCGAGCGGGGCCTCCCCGCGCCGTCCACCCGCTGA
- a CDS encoding outer membrane lipoprotein carrier protein LolA, translating into MQRLPSLTLTLLVLLATQLAPPPAAATAQRGAPTLDRLLQGFQSMPGLSARFTEEKQIALLSRPVRSEGVLYFTPPGRLMRRVTAPTASAALIEGDTLTFVGDGRREQIPLGSNEVVGGFVSSFRHVLAGDRAALERTFALQFEALGGQRWRLRLTPRTDALRRFLTEMELVGTGPAVETMVMREASGDVTTTTFSDVNTARRFTADEARALFRL; encoded by the coding sequence ATGCAACGCCTCCCCTCGCTCACCCTCACGCTGCTCGTCCTGCTGGCCACGCAGCTCGCGCCGCCCCCCGCCGCCGCTACGGCTCAGCGTGGCGCGCCCACCCTCGACCGCCTCCTCCAGGGCTTCCAGAGCATGCCCGGCCTGTCGGCGCGGTTCACGGAGGAGAAGCAGATCGCCCTCCTGTCCCGCCCGGTACGGAGCGAGGGCGTGCTGTACTTCACGCCCCCCGGCCGCCTGATGCGGCGCGTGACGGCCCCGACAGCGTCGGCGGCGCTCATCGAGGGCGACACCCTGACGTTCGTGGGGGACGGCCGCCGCGAGCAGATCCCGCTGGGGAGCAACGAGGTGGTGGGGGGCTTCGTGTCGTCCTTCCGACATGTGCTGGCGGGGGACAGGGCCGCCCTCGAGCGCACGTTCGCGCTGCAGTTCGAGGCCCTCGGGGGGCAGCGCTGGCGCCTGCGGCTGACCCCGCGCACCGACGCGCTGCGGCGCTTCCTGACGGAGATGGAGCTGGTGGGGACGGGCCCGGCCGTGGAGACGATGGTCATGCGCGAGGCGAGCGGCGACGTGACCACGACGACGTTCAGCGACGTGAACACGGCCCGACGCTTCACGGCCGACGAGGCGCGCGCGCTGTTCCGTCTCTGA
- a CDS encoding potassium channel protein — protein sequence MKLPDVYKRIFVAAGVLGIVMVVGTTSYFEVGQGRWSHFDCFYMTVITLSTVGFGETLPGMGEVPEARIITLALIVAGSGTLLYFISNLTALIVEGDLQGLLRRRRMERAIEHLHDHVIVCGIGTTGRHIVRELFTAGTRFVVIDTDEHRLTELDESLGGKLLRIHGDATDDAVMERAGITKCMGIIAALSDDRSNLFVTISARALNKTARIVAKAVEASTERKLYRAGADSVVSPNYIGGMRLANEMIRPKTVEFLDRILQDRDGNQLRIEEIAIPEGSSLFGRTLAQSRIRNTGALVLAIHQPDGTYVYNPKGDMVIAERSGIVVLADEGALTMLHDGLERNTLTHMPA from the coding sequence GTGAAGCTCCCCGACGTCTACAAGCGCATCTTCGTCGCCGCAGGCGTGCTCGGGATCGTCATGGTCGTCGGGACCACGTCGTACTTCGAGGTGGGTCAGGGGCGCTGGTCGCACTTCGACTGCTTCTACATGACGGTCATCACCCTCTCGACGGTCGGCTTCGGCGAGACTCTGCCCGGGATGGGCGAGGTGCCCGAGGCGCGCATCATCACGCTTGCGCTGATCGTCGCGGGAAGCGGTACCCTCCTCTACTTCATCTCCAACCTCACCGCGCTGATCGTCGAAGGCGATCTGCAGGGGCTCCTCCGTAGACGACGCATGGAACGCGCGATCGAACACCTCCACGACCACGTCATCGTGTGCGGCATCGGCACCACCGGACGGCACATCGTGCGGGAGCTCTTCACGGCCGGCACGCGCTTCGTGGTCATCGACACGGACGAGCACCGCCTGACCGAGCTGGACGAGTCCCTCGGCGGCAAGCTCCTCCGTATCCACGGCGATGCCACCGACGATGCCGTGATGGAGCGGGCGGGCATCACCAAGTGCATGGGTATCATCGCCGCGCTCAGCGACGACCGCAGCAACCTCTTCGTGACCATCTCGGCCCGGGCGCTCAACAAGACCGCGCGCATCGTGGCCAAGGCCGTCGAGGCCAGCACGGAGCGCAAGCTCTACCGCGCTGGCGCGGACTCGGTCGTCTCGCCGAACTACATCGGCGGCATGCGGCTGGCCAACGAGATGATCCGGCCCAAGACGGTGGAGTTCCTGGACCGCATCCTCCAGGACCGCGACGGGAACCAGCTGCGCATCGAGGAGATCGCCATCCCGGAGGGGTCCTCGCTCTTTGGCCGGACGCTCGCGCAGTCGCGCATCCGCAACACGGGCGCGCTCGTCCTGGCCATCCACCAGCCCGACGGGACGTACGTCTACAACCCCAAGGGGGACATGGTCATCGCCGAGCGCAGCGGTATCGTGGTGCTCGCGGACGAGGGCGCGCTGACGATGCTGCACGACGGGCTCGAGCGGAACACCCTCACCCACATGCCCGCCTGA
- the coaD gene encoding pantetheine-phosphate adenylyltransferase, producing MSHAIYPGSFDPITNGHMSILESGLVSFERITVAVLNNERKAPLFSVDERIEITREAIERRGLDVKRIEVDSFDGLLVDYCRRKQATVILRGLRAVADFEYELQMANMNRHLNNDIVTTFIMANDAYFYVSSNLCKEVCRLGGDVSKLVPPPVDARLLAKLKPGK from the coding sequence ATGTCCCACGCCATCTACCCCGGCTCGTTCGACCCCATCACCAACGGACACATGTCCATCCTCGAGAGCGGGCTGGTCTCGTTCGAGCGCATCACGGTCGCCGTGCTCAACAACGAGCGCAAGGCGCCGCTGTTCTCGGTCGACGAGCGCATCGAGATCACCCGCGAGGCCATCGAGCGTCGTGGCCTCGACGTCAAGCGCATCGAGGTCGACTCGTTCGACGGTCTGCTGGTGGACTACTGCCGTCGCAAGCAGGCCACCGTCATCCTGCGCGGCCTGCGCGCCGTGGCGGACTTCGAGTACGAGCTCCAGATGGCGAACATGAACCGCCACCTGAACAACGACATCGTGACCACGTTCATCATGGCCAACGACGCCTACTTCTACGTGTCGTCCAACCTCTGCAAGGAGGTCTGCCGCTTGGGCGGTGACGTGTCCAAGCTAGTCCCGCCGCCGGTGGACGCGAGGCTCCTCGCCAAGCTCAAGCCCGGCAAGTAG
- a CDS encoding DUF1704 domain-containing protein gives MSSPSAPPSSSSGSKVGRAALRTRNARQVALDEELGRVLRANRLLAFVTPKNAAAERERLVQAVTRGVVAKPAWDAVAPPLADVQVESRRSVERMHELAAQLPGTPLYQRRLTELDLDLQLLAAVGSPRKVRPLARRRYGHGGEPAFPHLPAGPTLRELAERLLADTPPDPEEKVVPPSGQGSLAELARRVARVLDLDIRVRIEPHLVSGAAAGERTMFIAERLFGAREARRLVVHEVLGHLVAAFNGRTQPLGIFALGTGGAYADQEGMCITLEEEAGLLDASRLRALAARVLTTDWVHEGATFAESARALHEDYGFSAERAVVLSERAFRGGGVARDIVYLRSWLRVRHALRTAPRTMDRLRLGKVSLDDLPELEWLARERWVDLGPRYLPGLSLARSLASTGGGTSLDTSPPKRQTSLQRLDDT, from the coding sequence GTGAGCTCGCCGAGCGCGCCACCCAGCTCCTCTAGCGGCAGCAAGGTCGGGCGGGCCGCGCTGCGCACGCGTAACGCGCGGCAGGTCGCGCTGGACGAGGAGCTCGGGCGCGTCCTACGCGCGAACCGGCTGCTGGCCTTCGTGACGCCCAAGAACGCAGCGGCGGAGCGCGAGCGCCTGGTGCAGGCCGTGACCCGCGGTGTGGTCGCGAAGCCGGCGTGGGACGCTGTCGCACCCCCTCTGGCCGATGTGCAGGTGGAGTCGCGGCGGAGCGTCGAGCGCATGCACGAACTTGCGGCGCAGCTGCCGGGGACGCCGCTGTATCAGCGGCGGCTCACCGAGCTGGATCTCGACCTGCAGCTGCTGGCCGCGGTCGGGTCGCCACGCAAGGTGCGGCCGCTCGCCCGGCGACGCTATGGGCACGGCGGTGAGCCGGCCTTCCCGCACCTCCCCGCCGGCCCCACGTTGCGCGAGCTGGCCGAGCGGCTGCTGGCGGACACGCCGCCCGACCCGGAGGAGAAGGTGGTGCCTCCATCAGGCCAGGGCAGCCTCGCCGAGCTCGCCCGGCGCGTGGCGCGCGTGCTGGACCTGGACATCCGTGTGCGCATCGAGCCGCACTTGGTGTCGGGCGCAGCGGCCGGGGAGCGCACGATGTTCATCGCCGAGCGCCTGTTCGGTGCGCGAGAGGCGCGGCGCCTGGTGGTGCACGAGGTGCTGGGCCACCTCGTCGCCGCGTTCAACGGGCGCACCCAGCCGCTCGGGATCTTCGCGCTGGGCACGGGCGGCGCCTACGCCGACCAAGAAGGCATGTGCATCACTCTCGAGGAGGAAGCTGGCCTGCTCGACGCCAGTCGCCTGCGGGCGCTCGCGGCCCGCGTGCTGACCACCGACTGGGTGCACGAAGGCGCCACCTTCGCGGAGTCGGCGCGCGCGCTGCACGAGGACTACGGCTTCAGCGCCGAGCGCGCGGTGGTCCTGTCCGAGCGCGCGTTCCGCGGGGGCGGCGTGGCCCGCGACATCGTGTACCTGCGGAGCTGGCTGCGAGTGCGCCACGCCCTGCGGACGGCGCCTCGCACCATGGACCGCCTGCGGCTGGGCAAGGTCTCGCTCGACGACCTGCCCGAGCTCGAGTGGCTGGCGCGCGAGCGCTGGGTGGACCTGGGGCCGCGCTACTTGCCGGGCTTGAGCTTGGCGAGGAGCCTCGCGTCCACCGGCGGCGGGACTAGCTTGGACACGTCACCGCCCAAGCGGCAGACCTCCTTGCAGAGGTTGGACGACACGTAG